From a single Pseudomonas triticicola genomic region:
- a CDS encoding PAS domain-containing protein, with translation MINASLLKMVINASNDGIVVAEKEGEQDNILIYVNPAFERLTGYSSEEILYQDCRFLQAGDRDQQSLQLIRETLREGGSCREILRNYRKDGTPFWNELSLSTVKNADDGQTYFIGVQKDVTVQVKAQQRVAQLEAQVAALQSELAALKATNGANETAN, from the coding sequence ATGATCAACGCCAGTCTGCTGAAAATGGTGATCAACGCCTCGAACGACGGCATCGTGGTCGCTGAAAAGGAAGGCGAGCAGGACAACATCCTTATTTACGTCAACCCCGCTTTTGAACGGCTGACCGGCTACAGCAGTGAGGAGATTCTCTATCAGGACTGTCGCTTCCTGCAGGCTGGAGACCGTGACCAACAAAGCCTGCAGCTGATTCGCGAGACGTTGCGCGAAGGCGGTTCGTGCCGGGAGATCCTGCGCAACTATCGCAAGGATGGCACACCGTTCTGGAACGAGCTGTCGCTGTCGACCGTGAAGAATGCCGATGACGGGCAGACTTATTTCATCGGTGTGCAAAAGGATGTGACGGTTCAGGTCAAGGCGCAGCAGCGGGTTGCGCAACTGGAAGCACAAGTGGCGGCGCTGCAAAGCGAGCTAGCGGCGTTGAAAGCGACGAACGGCGCAAACGAAACCGCGAACTGA
- a CDS encoding MerR family transcriptional regulator, which translates to MPVITDTRPASTAPGTLEREELFPIREVARLTGVNPVTLRAWERRYGLIQPTRTESGHRLYSMNDIERVRSIVDWIDRGVAVSKVGKILAKTEPLKVLANFIPDDHVQADYKQWQEQVQQAVSEFDDQQLDRVYGQIFSSYTLPVVFEAIIMPLWRQLLQRQDAFGQTSEWLFLDGFLRARVLQRIVMLRGAQPRRVVVSALAGQCRELELLVAALFLSGNDSGVRVLTTGQPFDELTLVCEKVKPDALVLFSNHAPGPELPRRLNRLALSLDCQLMLAGDASELAEDSLAGSSVACLGNEGGTMRQRMKQFMAGKLDT; encoded by the coding sequence ATGCCTGTAATCACGGACACTCGCCCGGCCTCAACAGCACCCGGCACGCTCGAGCGCGAAGAGCTGTTTCCCATCCGCGAAGTGGCGCGCCTGACCGGCGTCAATCCGGTGACCCTGCGGGCCTGGGAGCGTCGCTACGGATTGATCCAGCCGACCCGCACTGAAAGCGGGCATCGTCTCTATTCAATGAACGATATCGAGCGCGTGCGCAGCATCGTCGACTGGATCGATCGCGGCGTGGCCGTGAGCAAGGTCGGCAAGATTCTGGCGAAAACAGAGCCTTTGAAGGTATTGGCCAACTTCATCCCCGATGACCATGTGCAGGCCGATTACAAGCAATGGCAGGAGCAGGTTCAGCAGGCCGTCAGTGAGTTCGACGATCAGCAGCTGGATCGCGTCTACGGGCAGATTTTCTCGTCGTACACGCTGCCGGTGGTGTTCGAAGCCATCATCATGCCGTTGTGGCGGCAATTGCTGCAGCGCCAGGACGCTTTCGGGCAAACCAGCGAATGGTTGTTTCTCGACGGATTTCTCAGGGCGCGCGTGCTGCAGCGCATCGTCATGCTGCGGGGGGCTCAACCGCGCCGGGTGGTCGTCAGTGCGCTTGCGGGGCAATGCAGAGAGCTTGAGTTGCTGGTCGCGGCGCTGTTTCTCAGCGGCAACGATTCTGGCGTGCGGGTGCTCACCACGGGCCAGCCTTTCGATGAATTGACGCTGGTCTGCGAAAAGGTCAAGCCTGACGCACTTGTGCTGTTTTCCAACCATGCCCCCGGTCCAGAGCTGCCCCGGCGCCTGAATCGTCTGGCACTGAGCCTCGATTGCCAATTGATGTTGGCCGGCGATGCCTCGGAACTGGCCGAAGACAGCCTGGCCGGTTCATCCGTGGCATGTTTGGGTAACGAGGGCGGAACAATGCGTCAACGCATGAAACAATTCATGGCAGGCAAACTGGATACCTGA